In Acidobacteriota bacterium, one genomic interval encodes:
- a CDS encoding TolC family protein, whose protein sequence is MNSRKAAPLSPVGAALLVLGCSLAPPPELPGPAPEMPASFEETPAAVTADAHEPLQWWKAFADPALDRIVDSVLDSNLDMAAAVARVEQARERARIARAAIRPVVQGGAGINDLTNPTNTGFGAQIQELGLERLAPGFTLPERLAITTWSLSADFSYEMDFWGRANSSALAAGAEYLASESDYQTARIGVLAETIGAYFEIVDLRRRIAINRKMVEVLQEREDVASTRYDRGLADSSVLYGIRQELRNTQAIQPQLENGLANAEGRLAVLLGGYRDNLAELLPEVPAPETTADPVPPGIPADLLMQRPDVRAARHRLEAARFQVDARRAELLPTLSFSGSIGLQSSKVDSLFKVDQWFTNLASNLLAPVLQGGRLRSNVALAEARFGEFAATYGRTVVTAVNEVETALAVHGNEGRRHALLASRLEEARATEKLRSQRYEAGIGGYADFLDALLTRLNVESALAGAERDLALSRLTVHRALGGAWTPADSANEVPAAQAPPQPPPQTE, encoded by the coding sequence ATGAACTCCAGGAAGGCCGCCCCGCTCTCGCCAGTTGGTGCAGCGCTTCTGGTCCTCGGTTGCTCGCTGGCGCCACCGCCGGAACTGCCCGGTCCGGCGCCGGAGATGCCGGCAAGCTTCGAGGAAACTCCCGCGGCCGTCACCGCCGACGCCCATGAGCCGCTGCAGTGGTGGAAGGCGTTTGCCGATCCGGCGCTCGACCGAATCGTCGACTCGGTGCTCGATTCGAATCTGGACATGGCCGCCGCGGTCGCCCGCGTGGAGCAGGCCAGGGAACGAGCGCGGATCGCCAGGGCCGCGATCCGGCCGGTCGTCCAGGGCGGCGCGGGGATCAACGACCTGACGAACCCCACCAACACGGGCTTCGGCGCCCAGATTCAGGAACTCGGGCTGGAACGGCTCGCCCCCGGTTTCACCCTGCCGGAACGGCTCGCGATCACGACCTGGTCCCTGAGCGCCGACTTCTCCTACGAGATGGACTTCTGGGGACGCGCCAACAGCTCCGCCCTCGCCGCCGGCGCCGAGTACCTCGCCTCGGAGTCCGACTACCAGACCGCGAGAATCGGAGTCCTCGCCGAGACGATCGGCGCCTACTTCGAGATCGTCGACCTTCGGCGGCGAATCGCTATCAACCGAAAGATGGTCGAAGTCCTCCAGGAGCGCGAGGACGTCGCCTCCACCCGCTACGACCGAGGTCTCGCCGATTCCTCGGTTCTCTACGGCATCCGCCAGGAGTTGCGGAACACGCAGGCCATCCAACCCCAGCTCGAGAACGGGCTGGCGAACGCGGAGGGGCGTCTCGCCGTCCTCCTGGGCGGCTACCGGGACAATCTGGCCGAACTGCTGCCCGAAGTGCCGGCGCCAGAAACCACGGCCGATCCCGTTCCGCCGGGGATCCCGGCCGACCTCCTCATGCAGAGGCCGGACGTAAGGGCGGCAAGACACCGGCTCGAAGCGGCCCGCTTCCAGGTTGACGCCCGGCGCGCCGAGCTCCTTCCGACCCTCTCGTTCTCCGGCTCGATCGGGCTCCAGAGTTCCAAGGTCGACAGCCTGTTCAAGGTGGACCAGTGGTTCACCAACCTGGCATCCAACCTGCTCGCGCCGGTCCTTCAGGGCGGGCGGCTGCGCAGCAACGTGGCCCTGGCGGAGGCCCGGTTCGGGGAGTTCGCGGCGACCTACGGCCGCACCGTCGTGACCGCCGTCAACGAGGTCGAAACGGCTCTGGCCGTGCACGGGAACGAGGGCCGTCGCCACGCCTTGCTCGCCTCCCGCCTGGAAGAGGCCCGGGCGACGGAGAAGCTCCGTTCCCAGAGATACGAGGCGGGCATCGGAGGCTACGCCGACTTCCTTGACGCGCTGCTGACCCGCCTGAACGTCGAGTCCGCCCTGGCCGGCGCCGAACGCGATCTCGCGCTCTCCCGGTTGACCGTCCACCGCGCCCTGGGAGGCGCCTGGACGCCAGCGGATTCGGCGAACGAAGTACCGGCAGCCCAGGCGCCGCCACAACCGCCGCCACAGACGGAGTAG
- a CDS encoding RidA family protein, with protein sequence MAALSPAAAQPPRINTDELPRLEAFSHATRVGDLIFVAGTLGTVGQSFDLAPGGIGRQTTQALRNIETILEAAGSDLAHLAKCTVYLTDMANFEQMNVAWVAVLGGSPPARATIESPTLALGAAVEIECIAQRRSPEPN encoded by the coding sequence TTGGCAGCCCTGTCGCCGGCCGCCGCCCAGCCGCCCCGCATCAACACCGACGAACTGCCCCGGCTCGAAGCGTTCTCGCACGCGACCCGCGTCGGTGACCTGATCTTCGTGGCCGGGACGCTCGGCACGGTCGGCCAGAGCTTCGACCTGGCGCCCGGCGGCATCGGCCGGCAGACGACGCAGGCGCTCCGGAACATCGAGACGATCCTCGAAGCGGCCGGCTCAGACCTGGCCCACCTGGCGAAGTGCACCGTCTACCTGACCGACATGGCCAACTTCGAGCAGATGAACGTGGCCTGGGTCGCCGTGTTGGGTGGCAGCCCTCCGGCCCGGGCGACGATCGAGTCGCCGACCCTGGCGTTGGGCGCCGCGGTGGAGATCGAGTGCATCGCCCAGCGCCGAAGTCCGGAGCCGAACTAG
- a CDS encoding acyl carrier protein: MDADGTSEVLSRLRDVLRESAVEEHDWDAVASETPIESLGFDSLTILDVLYDVEEEFGIALDPKQVVKTRTVGEIITLLQQNGA; the protein is encoded by the coding sequence ATGGACGCTGACGGCACCTCCGAGGTTCTCTCCCGGTTGCGGGACGTGCTGCGCGAGAGCGCGGTCGAAGAGCATGACTGGGACGCGGTGGCTTCGGAGACGCCGATCGAGTCGCTCGGCTTCGATTCACTGACCATCCTCGATGTGCTCTACGACGTGGAGGAGGAGTTCGGGATCGCGCTCGATCCGAAGCAGGTCGTAAAGACCCGCACCGTCGGCGAGATCATTACGCTGCTGCAGCAGAACGGAGCCTGA
- a CDS encoding efflux RND transporter periplasmic adaptor subunit — protein MSQRTGWAIGGLILIGALAAAASMVLLRPEPASRPPPSLVPFALTAPVEAGEGAIPVHAAGTVQPRAEVDVTAEVSGKVVWVDPAFESSGRVREGQPLFRIEDTDYRNRVQQARANVALQRVEVLKVEEESAVARSQYERFRERQGSEANSDTPSPLALWEPQLQAARRALERDGAVLREAALNLARTEIRAPFDGIVRSESVDVGQYVAAGQSVGRLYASGSVEVVVPLSDDAAALLPGLWDLRAGEADTRIAARVIAEYGEGIYAWDGYLDRGAVTLDEQTRTIDVIVRVPKPFSSGSPVDGDPDSGTAPPLLVGKFVDVELQGLAPAQYFKLPDSALRTGDEVWAVRNGKVTIVPVQVLQRSDNVVYVTGTLEVNQPVVTGGVRLATEGMAVQTAAGGS, from the coding sequence ATGAGTCAACGAACCGGCTGGGCCATCGGAGGCCTGATCCTGATCGGAGCCCTCGCCGCCGCCGCCTCGATGGTGCTGCTGAGGCCCGAGCCTGCCTCCAGGCCTCCTCCTTCGCTGGTCCCCTTCGCGCTGACGGCGCCGGTGGAGGCGGGGGAAGGCGCCATCCCGGTCCACGCCGCCGGCACGGTTCAACCGCGGGCGGAAGTCGACGTCACCGCGGAAGTCAGCGGAAAGGTCGTTTGGGTCGACCCGGCCTTCGAGAGCAGCGGACGCGTGCGCGAGGGACAACCGCTGTTCCGCATCGAAGACACGGACTACCGCAACAGGGTGCAGCAGGCGCGAGCCAACGTCGCGTTGCAGCGAGTCGAGGTGTTGAAGGTGGAGGAGGAGTCGGCCGTGGCGCGCTCCCAGTACGAGCGCTTCAGAGAGCGTCAGGGCAGCGAGGCGAACTCCGACACTCCGAGCCCCCTGGCCCTGTGGGAGCCCCAGCTTCAGGCTGCCCGAAGGGCCCTGGAGCGGGACGGCGCCGTCCTGAGGGAAGCGGCGTTGAACCTGGCGCGGACCGAGATCCGCGCCCCGTTCGACGGCATCGTCCGCTCCGAGTCGGTAGATGTCGGGCAGTACGTCGCTGCCGGCCAGAGCGTGGGCCGGCTCTACGCGTCCGGCTCGGTCGAGGTCGTGGTCCCGCTCTCCGATGACGCCGCCGCCCTGCTACCCGGCCTCTGGGATCTGCGGGCCGGCGAGGCGGACACCCGGATCGCGGCGCGCGTCATCGCCGAGTACGGCGAGGGGATCTACGCCTGGGACGGCTACCTGGATCGGGGCGCCGTCACCCTGGACGAACAGACACGGACCATCGACGTGATCGTTCGTGTTCCGAAGCCGTTCTCGAGCGGCTCACCGGTAGACGGCGACCCCGACTCCGGCACGGCTCCGCCTCTGCTGGTCGGCAAGTTCGTGGACGTGGAGCTCCAGGGTCTCGCTCCAGCGCAGTACTTCAAGCTGCCGGACTCGGCGCTCAGGACCGGGGACGAGGTCTGGGCGGTACGGAACGGCAAAGTGACCATCGTGCCGGTGCAGGTCCTGCAGCGTTCCGACAACGTCGTGTACGTCACCGGAACGCTCGAGGTGAATCAACCGGTCGTCACCGGCGGCGTCCGGCTCGCCACCGAGGGCATGGCCGTGCAGACGGCGGCGGGAGGCTCGTGA
- a CDS encoding efflux RND transporter periplasmic adaptor subunit, with the protein MSRLTGFLVAGAILVGATGLAVFMVSQRPEPERVPPPSQVPFAITAPAQAGEGAIPVFGAGTVRPRAEIDIAAEVSGKVVWVDPAFQSGGRVRDGQVLFRIDDVDYRREVEKARANVALQRVEVLKAKEEAQVARKQYEQFKERQAESGEASQASPLALWQPQLEAAEAALARDAATLAETELNLARTAVKAPFSGVVRTESVDVGQFVAAGRGVARLYASDAVEVVVPLSDREAALIPGLWDLRAGDGNRDVAVQVVADYGGRRSDWDGYVDRVEGALDEQTRTLDVIVRVPKPYGSGTDPDAGGPPLLVGKFVDVELEGIAPDAWFRIRRPALRPGNEVWVVRDNRVTILPVTVLQRADDEVYVTGALQPGDAAIVGGIQVGTDGMEVRTASAQPE; encoded by the coding sequence ATGAGTCGACTAACCGGTTTTCTCGTTGCCGGCGCGATACTGGTCGGGGCCACGGGTCTCGCCGTGTTCATGGTTTCCCAGCGGCCAGAACCGGAACGCGTACCTCCACCCTCGCAGGTTCCCTTCGCGATCACCGCCCCGGCGCAGGCCGGCGAGGGCGCGATCCCCGTCTTCGGGGCCGGGACGGTGCGGCCGCGGGCGGAGATCGACATCGCCGCCGAGGTGAGCGGCAAGGTGGTCTGGGTCGACCCGGCGTTCCAGAGCGGCGGTCGGGTGCGCGATGGGCAGGTGCTCTTCCGCATCGACGATGTCGACTACCGGCGCGAAGTGGAAAAGGCGCGAGCCAACGTCGCGCTCCAGAGGGTCGAAGTCCTCAAGGCGAAGGAAGAAGCCCAGGTCGCGCGCAAGCAGTACGAACAGTTCAAGGAACGCCAGGCCGAAAGCGGAGAGGCTTCCCAAGCGAGTCCGCTCGCGCTCTGGCAGCCTCAACTCGAAGCCGCCGAAGCCGCCCTGGCCAGGGACGCAGCCACCCTTGCCGAGACCGAACTGAACCTCGCGCGAACGGCGGTCAAGGCGCCCTTCTCCGGCGTCGTGCGGACCGAGTCCGTCGACGTGGGGCAATTCGTCGCGGCGGGCCGGGGAGTGGCGCGGCTCTATGCGTCCGACGCCGTCGAAGTCGTCGTCCCGCTCTCCGACCGGGAAGCGGCGCTCATTCCCGGCCTGTGGGATCTGCGGGCCGGCGACGGCAACCGGGACGTGGCGGTTCAAGTCGTGGCGGACTACGGTGGCCGGCGTTCCGATTGGGACGGATACGTGGACCGGGTCGAAGGCGCGCTGGACGAGCAGACCCGCACCCTCGACGTGATCGTGCGCGTTCCGAAGCCCTACGGCAGCGGCACGGACCCGGACGCCGGCGGACCACCGCTGCTGGTCGGCAAGTTCGTCGACGTGGAACTCGAGGGGATCGCGCCGGACGCCTGGTTCAGGATCAGGCGGCCGGCCCTCAGACCCGGCAACGAAGTCTGGGTAGTGCGCGACAACAGGGTGACGATTCTGCCGGTCACGGTCCTGCAGCGTGCCGACGACGAGGTGTACGTCACCGGCGCTCTCCAGCCGGGCGATGCCGCCATCGTCGGCGGGATCCAGGTCGGCACCGACGGGATGGAGGTCCGAACGGCAAGCGCGCAGCCGGAGTGA
- a CDS encoding oxygenase MpaB family protein: MTAMPADEAIPSSYRDGYREARARDAETADTYIVHTTIGDPPADRVVEDLARDFEPAQAAAILAAAIQNPGDLPEKAPHSLHELVEQVSVLPNWYDAEVALAATKAFLRNSEMVLAGLVGAAIVEGFSTLISKSFRIRGRIMGNGVRRLKQNLIQLVEQFLPGGMEPGGDGWRLTLRIRLVHAQSRMLLKDLAEWNSPTHGVPISAAHLLLASAAFSGRLMRHVQALGGDFSAEERDAYVHVWRYTGIVMGVPEQIMFHDMQSSLRAFDTAAQCEPAPDLDAIIMANSIVNSAPLLLGFTETEERRAKAKYIYSVSRSLIGNDLADKLNYPPPKKIKDLPLLRLKNRLERALQQIRPGWGSRLMRTKFTAMLDVSALDEFGPSFALPTSVHDEDSEEW, translated from the coding sequence ATGACCGCGATGCCCGCCGATGAGGCGATCCCGTCAAGCTATCGCGACGGCTACCGCGAGGCTCGTGCGCGCGACGCCGAAACGGCGGACACGTACATCGTGCACACGACGATCGGGGATCCTCCGGCGGACCGGGTCGTCGAGGACCTGGCCAGGGACTTCGAACCGGCGCAGGCGGCCGCAATACTGGCTGCGGCGATCCAGAACCCCGGCGACCTGCCGGAGAAAGCTCCCCACTCCCTCCACGAGCTCGTGGAGCAGGTTTCCGTACTCCCGAACTGGTACGACGCGGAAGTGGCCCTCGCGGCAACCAAGGCGTTTCTTCGCAACTCGGAGATGGTCCTGGCTGGTCTCGTGGGAGCCGCCATCGTGGAGGGCTTCTCCACACTGATCAGCAAGTCCTTCCGCATCCGAGGAAGGATCATGGGGAACGGAGTTCGCCGGCTCAAACAGAACCTGATCCAGCTCGTCGAGCAGTTTCTCCCGGGCGGGATGGAGCCTGGCGGTGACGGCTGGAGGCTGACGCTGCGGATTCGCCTCGTGCACGCGCAGTCGAGAATGCTGCTCAAGGACCTGGCGGAATGGAACTCTCCAACCCACGGCGTCCCAATCAGCGCTGCTCATCTCCTGCTGGCATCGGCCGCCTTCTCCGGGCGGCTGATGAGGCACGTACAAGCGTTGGGCGGCGACTTCAGCGCCGAAGAACGCGACGCCTACGTTCACGTATGGCGCTACACCGGCATCGTCATGGGAGTGCCGGAACAGATCATGTTCCATGACATGCAAAGCAGCCTCCGCGCCTTCGACACGGCCGCGCAGTGCGAACCGGCGCCGGACCTCGACGCGATCATCATGGCGAACAGCATCGTCAACAGCGCCCCGCTTCTGCTCGGATTCACCGAGACCGAGGAGCGGCGCGCCAAGGCCAAGTACATCTACTCGGTTTCCAGGAGCCTGATCGGCAACGACCTGGCCGACAAACTGAACTATCCGCCGCCGAAGAAGATCAAGGACCTGCCGCTGCTGCGACTGAAGAACCGGTTGGAACGGGCGCTACAGCAGATCAGACCCGGATGGGGATCGCGACTCATGAGGACCAAGTTCACGGCCATGCTCGACGTGTCGGCGCTCGACGAGTTCGGCCCCTCCTTCGCCCTGCCGACTTCGGTTCACGACGAGGATTCCGAGGAGTGGTAG
- a CDS encoding cytochrome P450: MTSPNPASPSLPPGPRGRRLGNLFRRQSDYPGFMDDLHREYGDIVFYQLPFLKCCAVFDAELVQDVQEPHFLKWFPTGPMLESCLATLLDREHDQRRSLMLAGLDEERMRGYSGIIREGALAMRKKCRPGSTIDIKREFDLFTSRTLLDAVVGKELAVPTSVQMNVLKAVKVDLFLALFPGASVLTKQYSPFYIPIRRWLKAMDDVIHEAIRRAQDPAHPGDNMVAHYVQAREQGVEGAAHLTDKEIRDEALAFLCGYPDAPAAAMTYGVHFLARVPEVRSRLEQEVDDVLGDRPVQVADFEKLSYARAVFQETVRLAPPAYVLLPVRPGEDRVVGGHLVPKGTVTNVGARVLHRRADYWDRPDDFRPERWLDDPAPTGRGCPEHGYIPFGVGDRSCPFGGFAERMFVFAHAGFAQRLRLEPASSAPPRQFSNGIGVKGPVTVTVSRRGT, translated from the coding sequence ATGACATCACCCAACCCCGCGTCGCCCAGCCTTCCACCAGGCCCGAGGGGCCGCCGACTCGGCAATCTGTTTCGAAGGCAATCCGACTATCCCGGGTTCATGGACGACCTCCACCGGGAGTACGGCGACATCGTCTTCTACCAACTCCCGTTCCTCAAGTGCTGCGCCGTGTTCGACGCCGAGCTCGTCCAGGACGTCCAGGAGCCCCACTTTCTGAAGTGGTTCCCCACCGGCCCGATGCTCGAGAGTTGCCTGGCCACTCTCCTCGATCGTGAGCACGATCAGCGGCGCTCACTGATGCTGGCCGGGCTGGACGAGGAACGCATGCGCGGCTACTCCGGCATCATCAGGGAGGGCGCTTTGGCCATGCGCAAGAAGTGTCGGCCGGGAAGCACAATCGATATCAAGAGGGAGTTCGATCTCTTCACCTCGAGAACGCTTCTCGACGCGGTCGTCGGAAAAGAACTGGCCGTTCCGACGTCCGTCCAGATGAACGTGCTGAAGGCCGTGAAGGTAGACCTGTTCCTGGCTCTCTTCCCGGGAGCATCGGTGCTCACCAAGCAGTACTCGCCGTTCTACATTCCGATCCGCCGCTGGCTCAAGGCGATGGACGACGTGATCCACGAGGCCATCCGGCGGGCGCAGGATCCCGCCCACCCCGGCGACAACATGGTCGCTCACTACGTCCAGGCGCGCGAGCAGGGCGTCGAAGGCGCGGCTCACCTCACCGACAAGGAGATCCGCGACGAGGCTCTCGCCTTCCTCTGCGGTTACCCGGACGCGCCAGCCGCCGCGATGACCTACGGCGTCCACTTCCTCGCCCGGGTGCCCGAAGTGCGCAGCCGCCTGGAGCAGGAGGTGGACGACGTCCTGGGAGACCGTCCGGTCCAGGTCGCGGACTTCGAGAAGCTCTCCTACGCTCGCGCCGTCTTCCAGGAGACGGTTCGACTCGCACCGCCGGCCTACGTTCTGCTACCGGTGCGCCCGGGAGAGGATCGCGTCGTCGGCGGTCACCTGGTGCCGAAGGGGACCGTCACGAACGTCGGGGCGCGCGTGCTGCACCGCAGAGCGGACTACTGGGACCGCCCGGACGACTTTCGACCGGAGCGCTGGCTGGACGATCCAGCACCCACAGGCCGCGGATGCCCCGAGCACGGCTACATCCCGTTCGGTGTCGGGGACCGGAGCTGCCCGTTCGGTGGGTTTGCGGAGAGGATGTTCGTGTTCGCGCATGCCGGCTTCGCTCAGCGCCTGCGCCTCGAACCGGCTTCAAGCGCCCCACCGAGGCAGTTCAGCAACGGGATTGGCGTCAAGGGACCGGTCACCGTAACCGTCAGTCGGCGCGGCACATGA
- a CDS encoding glycoside hydrolase family 16 protein has protein sequence MRYLAIECVLLVSLLLVGCGDAQSGGDGEGWELVWSDEFDGTALDASRWNIQTGDGTAEGIPGWGNNELQSYRAANISVSDGVLVITAREEDAGDGHAYTSGRINTAGKLDKTHGRFEARIQAPGGQGLWSAFWMLPTDSAYGGWAAGGEIDILEVFSRDPAPFAQAALHYGMAWPLNTFDHKRYADVDPADGFHVYAAEWDEEEIRWFVDGEHFYTVRRDRYWNYYRDAETNAHVSGGVSAPFDRPFHLLLNLAVGGNLPGDPVASALPGELRVDYVRVYQCGISVSTGVGCADLLDRTSAAVMPPAPADVYRTVYDLYVDAAGPLHLPGEEDAVTLDLAVHGVNGALAVAEVARAGRGMVIDVATSGEGSFSIRPADEERLTLFGVGSASETGGFAGELQFDLYVFGDATDTASSLKVRLDSGSLDAGALELPFATLTPEEWTTVTVPIDDIVRNPAQPGGRPVDVDRVRNLFALEPTSFARLQVDNIRLICGHVVQGGCGIRQDPRR, from the coding sequence ATGCGGTACCTGGCGATCGAGTGCGTGCTGCTGGTTTCGCTACTCCTCGTCGGCTGCGGCGACGCCCAGTCCGGCGGGGATGGCGAGGGCTGGGAACTCGTCTGGTCAGACGAGTTCGACGGCACGGCCCTGGACGCTTCCAGGTGGAACATCCAGACAGGCGACGGCACGGCCGAAGGCATACCCGGCTGGGGCAACAACGAGCTGCAGAGCTACCGGGCCGCCAACATCTCCGTGTCGGACGGCGTCCTCGTCATCACGGCCCGCGAGGAGGACGCCGGAGACGGTCATGCGTACACCTCCGGGCGCATCAACACCGCCGGCAAGCTGGACAAGACCCATGGCCGCTTCGAGGCGCGAATCCAGGCCCCCGGCGGCCAGGGCCTCTGGTCCGCCTTCTGGATGCTGCCCACCGACTCCGCGTACGGCGGCTGGGCCGCCGGCGGCGAGATCGACATCCTGGAGGTGTTCTCCCGCGATCCGGCCCCGTTCGCCCAGGCCGCGCTCCACTACGGGATGGCCTGGCCGCTCAACACCTTCGATCACAAGAGGTACGCGGATGTCGATCCCGCGGACGGCTTCCACGTCTACGCCGCCGAGTGGGACGAGGAGGAGATCCGCTGGTTCGTGGACGGCGAGCACTTCTATACGGTCCGGCGAGACAGGTACTGGAACTACTACAGGGACGCCGAGACGAACGCCCACGTCTCCGGCGGCGTTTCGGCACCGTTCGACCGCCCGTTCCACCTGCTCCTGAACCTTGCCGTCGGCGGCAATCTGCCCGGCGACCCTGTGGCCAGCGCACTGCCGGGCGAACTCAGGGTCGACTACGTGCGCGTGTACCAATGCGGCATCAGCGTCTCGACCGGCGTTGGATGCGCCGATCTCCTCGATCGAACGTCCGCCGCGGTCATGCCGCCGGCACCGGCCGATGTCTACCGGACCGTCTACGACCTCTACGTGGACGCCGCGGGACCGCTCCACTTGCCAGGAGAGGAGGACGCCGTGACGCTCGACCTCGCCGTCCATGGCGTGAACGGAGCGCTTGCCGTCGCGGAAGTCGCACGCGCCGGTCGCGGGATGGTGATCGATGTCGCTACATCCGGTGAGGGCAGTTTCTCGATCCGCCCGGCCGACGAGGAGCGGCTGACGCTCTTCGGCGTGGGCAGCGCCTCCGAAACCGGAGGCTTCGCCGGCGAGCTGCAGTTCGACCTGTACGTGTTCGGCGACGCCACGGATACAGCGAGCAGCCTGAAGGTCAGGCTAGACAGCGGCTCCCTTGATGCTGGCGCCCTCGAACTGCCGTTCGCAACGCTCACTCCGGAGGAGTGGACAACCGTCACCGTTCCGATCGACGACATCGTCCGGAACCCCGCCCAACCTGGAGGACGCCCCGTCGACGTCGACCGCGTGCGGAACCTCTTCGCACTCGAACCAACGAGCTTCGCGCGCCTGCAGGTGGATAACATCCGTCTGATCTGCGGCCACGTCGTACAGGGCGGCTGCGGAATAAGGCAAGATCCCCGCAGATGA
- a CDS encoding efflux RND transporter permease subunit produces the protein MNGVFDIQSDHSAGFQEIRIELRPEARTLDLTLAGLARQVRAAFFGDEALRLQRGPEDVRVYVRLPKEERNTATDVERYMVRTPAGVTVPLSQVATVNLGVAPASIRRKNGQRTVTVTADVDTSATTGAEVTAALTNAILPELAEANPGLTYSFAGEQQQQVESTDTLGRGFLLALLVIYALLAIPLGSYTKPLIIMAVIPFGIIGAILGHLIIGIGLSIVSMMGILGLNGVVVNDSLVMVDFINKKLRDGVPVREAIIEGAKARFRPIFLTSATTFLAFTPLLLERSIQAQFLIPFAASIGFGIVFATGILMLVVPALTSLHYSATTGRARSDAVSV, from the coding sequence GTGAACGGAGTCTTCGACATCCAGTCGGACCACTCGGCCGGCTTCCAGGAGATCCGGATCGAACTGCGACCCGAGGCGCGCACGCTCGACCTCACTCTGGCCGGGCTCGCCCGGCAGGTTCGGGCGGCGTTCTTCGGCGATGAGGCGCTCCGTCTCCAGCGGGGTCCGGAAGATGTCCGCGTCTACGTGCGCCTGCCAAAGGAGGAGCGAAACACGGCGACCGACGTCGAGCGCTACATGGTCCGCACGCCGGCCGGCGTCACGGTTCCTTTGAGCCAGGTCGCCACGGTGAACCTGGGAGTCGCGCCCGCATCGATCCGGCGGAAGAACGGACAGCGCACCGTGACGGTCACGGCCGACGTGGACACGAGCGCGACCACAGGCGCCGAGGTCACGGCAGCCCTGACGAACGCCATCCTCCCGGAACTCGCCGAGGCCAACCCCGGACTGACGTACTCGTTCGCGGGCGAGCAACAGCAGCAGGTCGAATCCACCGACACCCTGGGACGCGGGTTCCTCCTGGCCCTGCTGGTGATCTATGCGTTACTTGCGATTCCCCTCGGTTCGTACACGAAGCCCCTGATCATCATGGCCGTCATTCCTTTCGGAATCATCGGAGCCATCCTCGGCCACCTGATCATCGGTATTGGTCTGAGCATCGTCTCCATGATGGGAATCCTCGGACTCAACGGCGTAGTCGTGAACGATTCTCTTGTCATGGTTGACTTCATCAACAAGAAACTACGAGATGGAGTTCCCGTCAGGGAAGCCATCATCGAAGGCGCAAAGGCCCGTTTCCGTCCGATCTTCCTGACGTCGGCGACAACTTTCCTGGCCTTCACACCGCTCCTGCTCGAACGGTCCATCCAGGCGCAATTCCTCATTCCGTTCGCCGCCTCCATCGGCTTTGGCATTGTTTTCGCCACGGGCATTCTGATGCTCGTCGTGCCTGCCTTGACTTCCTTGCACTACAGCGCCACGACGGGGCGTGCGAGATCCGACGCAGTCAGCGTCTAG